The Francisella hispaniensis FSC454 genome includes the window GGGCAAAGACTTCTCTGAAGAAGAGTTTGCAAAAATGCTTGGTCTTGCTAAAAAAGGTATCAAAGAGATTTTTGCAACAGTATTCTAGTCTACAAAATTGCAATCAAAAAACACTTACTTTTACTAATACTAATTTAAAAGCTACAGGTTATTTATAAAAGAATTAATTTTTACAAGTAGTTCAAAATCTTTTGATTTTAATTCAAATAAAAAATCTTGTAATGGTTCACTCTTGGCAAACAATAGTCTTTGCTCTATTTGTTTGATTTGCTCTTCGAGAGTTTTTCTTTGTTGATAAAGCTCACGAAGTTCTTTATTAGTATTTTTAAAAAAGTTTTGGATATTATCTTCTGTTTTTGCTTGTAGTTTAGTTTTTAGATTAACACTTAGGCTAGATACTCTAGTTGTAGATGGTTTTTTTCTATCGCCTAATGATAGTTTTTTACGTGGTTGTTGTTCTGACATTTATTTACTTCTTTCGTAGTTAGTTAATGTTTGTTGTTTAGGATTATATGGTTTTGAGTAAAAATTCCTAGTTATTATAGTATATTTAAATTAGAAATAGTAGTTTAAACAATTTTTCCGGGAGTGATTTTTAAAGAATTTAGATCAATAAGCGCACCGTAGCTTTCATCTCTACCAGCTTCTCGTATTGAAAGTTTCGAAGATTCTGCATTTTCAACATTGCTCAGATCTATACTTATTTTTTGCCATTCTTGTGAGAAATTATTGTGTGTATAAATTAGTTGATCGCCTAGATAGACTTCAAAGTTACTTGAGTCATCTCCAGTTCTTGGATAATAGTCAAAATTAAGTGACATATCTTTGAAATTATGGGATGCTAAATCATGTGATAATTCGACGATTTCATTTGTATCACCATCTAACTCTACAACATTATCACGGCGGTCAGATATTCTGTCAAAGTTATTCCAAAGCTCAATTTCCTCATCACCACCAGAGACTGTCCAATCACCGAGGAATGGATGATCTTTATGAATTTTGCCCCAATCATTATTAGCTACAGGATTATTGTTTAGATCGAAATTTTCTTCGGCACTAATCATATTATTATCCTTTAGGATTCTAAAGAAAATACTTGAGCCTAAGATGCAATGATTAGGTATACTTGATTCTGATAAGCCATCACCATAAACGATACAACGCCAGCGTACAGAATCAGGATCTACTGCTTCTGGTCGTATCATAACCTCAGCATTACCTTTAATAATATTAGCTCCTGATTCACCAATATTTTTTGTAACTGCACCATAATCATTAACCGTAGAATTATCGAAGTTTAGGTAAAAATCCTTACCATCTTTTTTTAGATCATACACTTGACGTGCATGTGCAGTTACTAAAGATACTTGGTTAGCTATCTTTGTTCTAGTCGCATAGTTTGAATAGGTAGACGTTACAAACACTGCTAAAATACTAATTATAGTCAAAGTTATGACTAGTTCTGAGATTGTCATTCCTTTAATTTTTTGTAAAAACTTTGAATGTTTTTTAATCATATCTAAACCTATTTCTTAGCTATTTAATTATAGCCTATTTCTTTACTAATAGTAGGCTAAACCAAGTATTAAAAGGTTTTTAATTGATGATAAATTGGCTGGATTATCTAAGTTTTACACCGATTGAGGCAAGTCTTTTTTCGATAGATGGGTGAGTAGAAAATAAATCAGACATATCACCACTGCTGATTCCAGCACTAAGTGGATCAAAAATATACGATGCTCGACGTAAATTTTCATTTTTATTATGCTTGTAGCTGTATTGAGCTTCTGCAGATTTACTATCATTTGCAATTTTTATCAACGCATTTGCCATTGGCATGTTAGTACGCATTAGCTCAACAGCTCCGGCATCGGCCATATATTCTCGCGTACGGCTTAAGAATAGCATCATAAATATCGTAAATATTTGTAACACATATCTTAAGATCATTATGATGATAAAAAATGCAGCAGCATTATTATTACGGTTGTTATTATTATTGTTATTACTATTGCTTGAGAAAAGTGCTGAATAAAATAAAAAGTCCATAATAATAAGCATCATATTAGATAAAACCATAGTAAATAAATTTAACTTGATATCTTGGTTTCTAATATGCGTTAACTCATGTGCCATAACTGCTTGTAGTTCATCACGATTAAGCGCGTTTGCAAGTTTTGTGGTGATAGCCACCATTGCTGATTTTTCAGAATATCCTGATGCAAAAGCATTCATATAATTAGCATCAATAAGAAATACTCTAGGCATATATCGCATACCAGCAGCAACTTTCATCTCTTCGACAACATTATAGACACGGCGAGCTAATGGATCTTGGTTATCTGCAGTAATTTGCTGATATTCTGTGCCAGAGAGCATGATCTTATCATACATACTAAACGTAACAAATACCCAAATTACTGCAGCAGCAGAGATTATCATAGTTGCATAAGGAGGTATTTGGAATGTTGCTAATGAGTAAAATACTTTTGATATAGGTAATTCAATACCGTATCTATTGTAGTAAGCATTTGCAAATTCACTATAGCGCCATATTGTATCAACAAAGATTCCTAATAAGAAAAATACTATAAGGAATGTTGTAATTACAAAATAAGTGCGATAAGTGTTCTTACGCACAACTTCGCGCCAATTTACAGAGCCATATTCTAGATTATCAGCAGCTGCCATTTTTTATAGTTCCACTCTTGAATCTTCTAGTTGTTGTTTTTTCTCTTCAGAAATATTCCAGTAAACAAAGTCTTCATTAAGCTTTTTAAATATACTAACCACAATTCCAGCAAAAAAAGACTTCTTATGTGCGTTATACCTTTCTATTGAATCATTAAGAGCTTGTTTAGCGAAAGCAAGCTTGTTCTCAGTGGAAGTGATTTCTTCTTGAAGCTGAATTACATTTTGGTTAGCTTTTAATTCTGGATAATTTTCAAACTGTACATTTATTCCTTTAGCAAGATCAGAAATCTTATTTTCGGCATTTATTCTTTCTTGGATATCGCCGTTTTCTTTGGCAAGGTTAGCTTGATTTCTTAGTGCTACTACTTGTTTTAGAGTTGTTTGCTCATAATCCATGTATTTTTTAACAACGTTAACTAATGAGTCAAATACCTTAGCACGTCGATCTAGTTGTACATCTATTTGTTTTTCAGAGTTTTTAACAGTTTCAATTTCTGCAATTAACTTATTATATGTTATAACTACATACACAGCTATCACAGCTACTATTATGAGTAGAATTATCCCTATAGACATTTTATCTCCTTAGATTTAGATTTAATTGTCTACATATAAAGATGGCGTTAAATACCAAAAATTTCAAGCCTTATATTCTTAGCTATTTAAAATCTTTCTCTATAAAATCACAGAATGCTTGTGTTAGAGCAGTATGATATTTCTTTTTATGTAATAATTTGTAAAAATTTCTCGTTAGATCAAGATCTTTTGTCTCAAGAATATTATATTTAGTAGCATCTAATCCTTGGGTAGTAATTACCTCAGATATGCAGGCTAAGCAATCACTGTAGGTAATATATTGTTTTATCGCTTCTGAGCTGCGTAAAGTAATTGCTTTTTTAATACTAGAAATCTTATCTCCTAAAGCATTGAAAAATATTTCAAATGTACCAGATCCTTGTTCTCGTATAGCCCATTCATATTCTAGCAAATCTTTTATTTTTAGATTTTTTTTGTCAGCTAATGGATGATTAGCGCGACAAACTATTTTTAAGTTGTCTTTTGTCCATAAAGTTGTAGCTATCATCTGACTATTACACTCACCTTCAACAAAACCAACATCACATTTTAGTGATTCAACACTATTGATAATCTCTTTAGTATTACCAGAGATAATCTCAAAATCGGTATCTGGATGAAGTTTCCTAAACATAGCAATATATTTAGGTAAAATATAGTTTGCTATTGTAGTACTTGCACCAATAACTATTTTTCCAGATAATTGCGAACTATTAAGACTTAATGATTCAAACTCTTCAATTTCATCTAGGATTTTAATAGCTTTAGCCAAGAGGCTTTTACCATTTGCGTTTAACTTCATGCGTTTGCCAACTCTATCAAACAGAGTAGTATCAAGCATATTTTCAAGCTGTGATAAGGACATACTAGCTGCAGCCTGAGAGATGAAACATTTTTCAGCACCTGCACTAATCGATTCAGATTTTGCAGTATTTACAAACACTTGAAGCTGTTTTAGAGTAATACGCATTATTTATATTTTAGTAAAGCTTATATCATGTGATTCTATTATAAGATTTTCTGATATTCAATATTACTAATATTTATTTAAACACTTATCAAATACTTGGCTATAATAGTCTCTAGGCAAAATAATCAATAAGTTTGTATGAAAAACCTCATAAAATATAAATGGGCTGTAGTTGGTGCCGGTCCTGCTGGTATGACTGTTGTTGGTCAGCTTTTGGATAATGGTATAAAAGCAAGAGATATACTTTGGTTAGATCCGAGTTTCAATGTGGGTGATTTTGGCAGTAAGTGGGGTGAGGTCAGTAGTAACACAACTGTAGAGTTGTTTCTTAGATTCCTAAATGATATACAAGCTTTTGAATATGCAAAAAAAGCATACAAATTCGCTATTGATGACTACGCTAAACAAGGATTTACGCAATTAAAAGATGTCAGCGAACCATTACAATGGATCACAAAAAATCTATTACAAAAGGTTGATTATAGTTTCGACACTATTAGCGATATGAAAATAGCTCAAGGTGTTTGGAATTTATACGGTACGAGAGAGAACTATATTGCTGAGAAAGTTGTTCTAGCTACAGGTTCTTTAGCAAAATCTTTAAATATCCATAACTTTGAGATTACCAAAGAAATACACCTTGCTAAGGCTTTAGCACCTTCTAAGCTAAAAAATGAGCTTCACAAAGGTGATAACGTTGCAGTTTTTGGCTCATCTCATTCAGCAATGATAATTATTAGAAACTTGCTTGAACTTGGAGTTGAGGATATTGCAAATTTCTATCAACAGCCTTTAAGATATGCTGTTAATATGGGTGATTGGATCTTGTATGATAACTCTGGCTTAAAGGGTGAGACAGCTAAATGGGTTAGAGAGAATATCTCTCAAAATCTTGATAGTCGAGTTAAAAGATATTTATCAACGGATGAAGAAATAAATAAACATCTACATAAGTATACTAAAGTTATCTACGCAGTAGGTTTTGAACAACGAGTGCCTAGTGTTGAGGGTATCGATGTGAGAATATATGATCCTACTACTGGTATTATCGCTCCAGGGCTTTTTGGTGCAGGTATAGCTTTTCCACGTAGGGTTACTGATCCTAATGGTAATGTTGAGCTAAATGTTGGTTTATTTAAATTTATGAGAGATATTAGACATTTTCTACCATTATGGTTAAAGTATGATATCTAAGCTATTTCAGTAGTCGCAGCGAGTTTATTATCACAATTAAAGTAGCTCCCATATCAGCAGCTATTGCCATCCACAAAGTAGCTAAATCAAGCATAGCTAAAGATATAAAAATAGCTTTTATAGCTATAGCAAAGCTTATATTTTGTTTTATTATTGACAATGTTCTCTTTGAATGTTTGATAAGCCAACTAAGCTTTGAGATGTCATCTGTCATCAAAGCAATATCTGCTGTCTCTATCGCGATATCGTTGCCAATTGCAGCCATTGCAATTCCCAAGTTAGCTGTTGCTAGAGCTGGGGCATCGTTAATACCATCACCAACCATCGCAACGCTAGCATAGTTATTAACTAACTCTTCAATCTTAGTAACTTTATCTTGTGGTAGTAGTTCAGCATAAAAACTATCAATTCCAGCTTGTTTTGCAATAGACTTTGCAGTTGCAGTATTATCACCTGTAAGCATGATTGTTTGCTTAACCCCAAGGTTTTTTAGCTGTTTTAGGCAGTCGTTAACGTTAGTTTTTATCTTATCTTGTATGGCTATAATACCAATTATGTCCTTACTATTTCCTACAAATATAAGTGTCAAACCATTATTTCCGAGTTCGGTAGCTTTTTGATGTAAGAGACTATTATTACAAAGCTGTTTTTCATGAGCAAAAACATGATTACCAAGCCAAAAAGTATTATTATTAATCTCTCCAATTACGCCTTTACCACTGATAACTTGAGTATTGCTAGCTTGAGTGAATACTATACTATTGTTATTAGCATAATCTAAAATAGCCTTAGCTATTGGATGATCAACTGTACTTTCAAGACTTGCTGCTATAGTGATCAAATATTGTTTAGAAAAATTCTCAGCTACGAGTATCTCAGTAATCGTAGGCTGTCCTAAAGTCAAGGTACCAGTTTTATCAAACGCAATAGCTTTAAGTGTTGCTGGTATTTCTATAAACTCCCCACCTTTTATTAAAATACCATTTCTAGCAGCTTTTGCTAGGCTTGAAACTATCGAAATTGGTGTTGATATTACTAATGCGCAAGGACAAGCTATAACAAGTATAACTAATGCTTGATATATCCATTTAAGCCAAGCTTGCCCGAGTAATAAAGGTGGCAAGATCGCTATTAGTAGAGCTAAAGCTATCATTGTAGGGGTATAAATTCGTGCGAATTTGTCAACCCATTTTTCTGCTTTAGAGCGTTTTGCTTGCGCGTGTTCAATAGCTTGGATTATTTTTGCAACTGATGAATTATCGACAGTTTTTGTTGTTTTTATTTCAATAGTAGAGCTACCATTTATACTCCCAGCAAAAACTTCATCATTGATTGTTTTCTCAACTGGAATTGATTCACCAGTGATAGGTGCTTGATTGATGTAACCGCTACCTTTGATAATAACTCCATCTAGAGCTATTCTTTGTCCTGGTTTTATCAATACTCTTTTGCCTATATTTATTTCTGCTATGGGTTTTTCTTCAAATTGTTTATCATGACAACAGTAAACTAACGCTTTATCTGGAGTTAGTTGCATAAGCTTAGTGATAGCTGAACGAGCATTATTGACACTCCAAGACTCAAGTAAAAGTGAAAAAGCAAATAAAAAACTCACCACAGCTGCCTCAAGATGTTGACCGATAATTATCGCGCCAACTATAGCAATTAGCATTAATAGATTCATATCAGCACTAAATCTCTTAAGCGATGCTAGAGCCTTAGGCACAACAAACCAACTGCCAAATAATATAGCTAACAAATAAGATATTTGTGAAATCAAGGGAGTTAGCTGTGTAGAGCTATCATTAGCAATAAATGCATCTATAAATCCAACGGTTAAAGCATGATAAACATAGCCAAAAACAATAAAGATACCGCTGATTATCGTTGTAATTAATCTTGAATATTTACTGTAAAAATTAGTATCGTGATTTTTTGAAATATATTGATCCCACGTCGATGCTTTTAACCCTGATTTGTTTATCAAAGCAATAATTTCTTTTGTAGAGATATTGCTAGAGCTGATTGAAAGTTTGCCATTAAGTAGATCAAACTGCATATGCTCTTCAGCAACTTTTTTATTTAATGCTTTTTTAATGATATTAACTTCTTCGATACAATCTAAACCATATATTTTAAAATTTAGATATTGTTGTGTATTACTCATAGGATATTCTCCTTTGCATGTATCTCTGGTAGATGTTCAAGTTCTTGAGCTATTAGCTGTTTTACGAGTTTTTGATCAGACTGAATAATTTCATCATCTGCAAGAATATCAAAAAGCCAGTTTAGCTGCTGCTGGTAAGCAGAATTAAAATAAAAGTAATGAAATCTACCTTGTTTACGCTTATGAATAAATCCATTGCGCCTAAGTATATCTAGGTGTTTAGATAGGGTTGAGTTAGCAAGTTTAAAAATATGTGCTAAATGACAAAGGCATAACTGGTGTTGATAGATTACCATTAGAATTCTAATCCTAGTTTCATCTCCCAAAGCTTTTTGGAAGTCAACGATGTTGGCTAATTTCATTCTTATAACTATATTTCGCTAAATAACGAAATAATATAATCAAAAAGTTTAAAAAGCAAATTTAATATAGCAGGTTCTAATTTCTTTTTCCGTAAACGATGCTAAAATCTCTCAAATTTGAGATTTAAGGAATTTAGTTGAGATGTTCAAAAGAATAATTTTAGGCTTAATAATTTTTATTTTTGCGATAAGTTTGAATTATAGCTATGGAGAATATGCTAATAAAACTTATATACAAAATGTTGTAAAAACATTTAACTTATCAACTGATAAAAATATAAAAATATTAGATATAAAAGGCTATCAACAAACTACGGATTATACTTGTGGACCATCTGCTGTTATGAGTTTACTTAACTATTATGGAGTTATCAAAGATTCACAGATGAACCATCAAACTGAGTTAGAGATAGCCAAACAAATGAGTACAAATGATGACTATGGCACTACAATGCAACAAATTGCGAAATGGCTTAGAAACCATGGTTTTGAAGTAAAATATGCAACAGATGGTGATATTAAATTACTTTATCAAAATATAGATAAAGGAGTACCTATATTAGTAAACTGGATCGATTGGGGAGGACATTGGACTTTAGTATCTGGCTATCAAAAACTAGGTAAGACAGTTGATGATGATAAAGATATGTTATTTATGATTGATCCAGCAGCACATTTTAATAATGTTAGGAGTGTTTATGGCCTAAGTGCAATTAATCCAGATAGATTTCAGTATATGTGGCAAGACTCTAAAGGAGTGAAAGGCATATATATCATAGCATATCCTAAAAAGTAAGTTATCATATATTATGCTGCTAAGGTCAATACAGGCTCAGGGAATGATTGGCTAGATAGACTATTTATTGGGTGTAAACTATAGCTAAATCCAGTTGTAGTAATACTAAGAGTTATTAATGCTATTGATATAATTTTTTTCATTTTGTTCTACTTAAAAATATTTAAAATAATCGATATGGCTATTATTACATTTGCATTATGTATAGTTAAATATATTGATTTTATTACATTTATAAGTAAAAGTTATATTAAAGAGGTGTTTACACTTTGGCAACTATAGAATATATTAGAACTAAAAGATTCGATGAATTTAACTTATGCAAAAAAATATACTTGTTTTAGGAGCGGGAGCTTGGGGTACAGCACTAGCATTACAGCTTGCTTATAGAGGACATAACGTCAGAATTAACTCTTGGAAAGCTGAGCATAATGAGCAAATGCTAAAGGATAATAACAATTATAAATATTTGCCAAATATAGATAAGTTTCCTGCTAGATTAAAAGCTATTCAAGATTGGCAAGCTAGTATTAGTGAGTTTGATGATATATTAGTTGCAACTCCAAGCTCTGGTTTTAAAAATACTATTTTAGAGTTAAAAGAGTGTATCTTACCTCGGCAAAATATCATCAGTGCTACAAAAGGTTTTTGCCATGATAGTTATGCATTATTAAGTGAAATAGCCGAGGGTATTTTACCAACTACAAAGTTTGCTTTATTAACAGGACCAAGCTTTGCTAAAGAGTTAGCTAATCAGCTCCCAACAGCTGTAGTAGTAGCCTCAAAAGATATTGCTTATGCACGTTATGTCCAAGAACTTTTCAGTAACGAGAATTTTAGATGCTACACAACAACTGATATCATCGGTGCTCAAGTTGGTGGTGCTGTCAAAAATGTCTTAGCAATCACAGCTGGTATTGCTGCAGGTATGGAGTTTGGTGTTAATGCGCATGCTGCATTGATTACCCGTGGTCTTGCTGAAATAAAAAAACTAGGACTTAAGTTGGGTGCAAACCCAGAAACTTTTATTGGGCTTAGTTGTTTAGGAGACTTATTGCTGACATGTTCTGACAATCAGTCGCGTAATCGTAGATTTGGGTTATATTTAGGTCAGGGTATGACTATACAGCAAGCGTTAAAAGAGGTAAATAATGTTGTTGAAGGTTATTTCACTGCAAAAGCTGTTTATAATCTTGCTAAAAAACATAATGTTGAGATGCCTTTGGTATTTGCTACTTATAGAATTTTGTATGAAGCTGCTGATCCTAGAGATATCGTCAAAGAACTTATGACTCGTCAGCTAAAAAATGAAAATTAATTAACCGCTTGCTACTTGCTTTGGTACATAATCTTTAAGGTTAGTTTGTTGCATTTTGACTTTGGTATTAAAAGCATAATCACCGACCTTTACAAGAGGTTGAACTAAAGTAGAATTTTGCCATAATGAATTATCTTTGACAGCATCAAAAGAGTTTAGGGTTGAGCAAAGTATAGCAAATATAAAACCAAAACGTACTAGAGCGATAAAAAAAGCAAACAAAGTGTTTGAGAGGCTTTCTTTTTCCTTGTTATTGCGTAGAAACACTTTCATGATACCAAAAATTATTAAGTAAGCACAGAGTAGTACCAGAACAAACGATACTACATAAGCTGTGCCTGGATCTTCAATTATTGAACTAATATATAATTGCTGAATTTTTTGCGCTAAAATTCCAGATAAAATAACAGCAAAGACCATTAATATTAATAATACAATATTTTTAAACAATCCTTTAACAGCAGCAAATAGACTTAAGATTAGTATGACTATTATTATTAAAAAATCTAAAAAATTAAGATTTGATAGAAATTCCATTTTGCTATCCTGTGATTATATCTTTTATTTGGTTTAAATTGGTTATACCAATAATATCAATATCTTCAGTTTTTAAAGATTTTGAAACATTTGCCTGTGGCACAATAATTTTCTTGAAACCGTGTTTTTTGGCTTCATTTATTCTCTCAATTCCATATGGGATAGGGCGAATCTCACCGGATAGACCAACTTCTCCCATTA containing:
- a CDS encoding ArsR/SmtB family transcription factor gives rise to the protein MKLANIVDFQKALGDETRIRILMVIYQHQLCLCHLAHIFKLANSTLSKHLDILRRNGFIHKRKQGRFHYFYFNSAYQQQLNWLFDILADDEIIQSDQKLVKQLIAQELEHLPEIHAKENIL
- a CDS encoding FAD-dependent oxidoreductase, with translation MKNLIKYKWAVVGAGPAGMTVVGQLLDNGIKARDILWLDPSFNVGDFGSKWGEVSSNTTVELFLRFLNDIQAFEYAKKAYKFAIDDYAKQGFTQLKDVSEPLQWITKNLLQKVDYSFDTISDMKIAQGVWNLYGTRENYIAEKVVLATGSLAKSLNIHNFEITKEIHLAKALAPSKLKNELHKGDNVAVFGSSHSAMIIIRNLLELGVEDIANFYQQPLRYAVNMGDWILYDNSGLKGETAKWVRENISQNLDSRVKRYLSTDEEINKHLHKYTKVIYAVGFEQRVPSVEGIDVRIYDPTTGIIAPGLFGAGIAFPRRVTDPNGNVELNVGLFKFMRDIRHFLPLWLKYDI
- the htpX gene encoding zinc metalloprotease HtpX: MAAADNLEYGSVNWREVVRKNTYRTYFVITTFLIVFFLLGIFVDTIWRYSEFANAYYNRYGIELPISKVFYSLATFQIPPYATMIISAAAVIWVFVTFSMYDKIMLSGTEYQQITADNQDPLARRVYNVVEEMKVAAGMRYMPRVFLIDANYMNAFASGYSEKSAMVAITTKLANALNRDELQAVMAHELTHIRNQDIKLNLFTMVLSNMMLIIMDFLFYSALFSSNSNNNNNNNRNNNAAAFFIIIMILRYVLQIFTIFMMLFLSRTREYMADAGAVELMRTNMPMANALIKIANDSKSAEAQYSYKHNKNENLRRASYIFDPLSAGISSGDMSDLFSTHPSIEKRLASIGVKLR
- a CDS encoding CvpA family protein; this translates as MEFLSNLNFLDFLIIIVILILSLFAAVKGLFKNIVLLILMVFAVILSGILAQKIQQLYISSIIEDPGTAYVVSFVLVLLCAYLIIFGIMKVFLRNNKEKESLSNTLFAFFIALVRFGFIFAILCSTLNSFDAVKDNSLWQNSTLVQPLVKVGDYAFNTKVKMQQTNLKDYVPKQVASG
- a CDS encoding type IV pilin protein, whose protein sequence is MIKKHSKFLQKIKGMTISELVITLTIISILAVFVTSTYSNYATRTKIANQVSLVTAHARQVYDLKKDGKDFYLNFDNSTVNDYGAVTKNIGESGANIIKGNAEVMIRPEAVDPDSVRWRCIVYGDGLSESSIPNHCILGSSIFFRILKDNNMISAEENFDLNNNPVANNDWGKIHKDHPFLGDWTVSGGDEEIELWNNFDRISDRRDNVVELDGDTNEIVELSHDLASHNFKDMSLNFDYYPRTGDDSSNFEVYLGDQLIYTHNNFSQEWQKISIDLSNVENAESSKLSIREAGRDESYGALIDLNSLKITPGKIV
- a CDS encoding LemA family protein; amino-acid sequence: MSIGIILLIIVAVIAVYVVITYNKLIAEIETVKNSEKQIDVQLDRRAKVFDSLVNVVKKYMDYEQTTLKQVVALRNQANLAKENGDIQERINAENKISDLAKGINVQFENYPELKANQNVIQLQEEITSTENKLAFAKQALNDSIERYNAHKKSFFAGIVVSIFKKLNEDFVYWNISEEKKQQLEDSRVEL
- a CDS encoding heavy metal translocating P-type ATPase, which produces MSNTQQYLNFKIYGLDCIEEVNIIKKALNKKVAEEHMQFDLLNGKLSISSSNISTKEIIALINKSGLKASTWDQYISKNHDTNFYSKYSRLITTIISGIFIVFGYVYHALTVGFIDAFIANDSSTQLTPLISQISYLLAILFGSWFVVPKALASLKRFSADMNLLMLIAIVGAIIIGQHLEAAVVSFLFAFSLLLESWSVNNARSAITKLMQLTPDKALVYCCHDKQFEEKPIAEINIGKRVLIKPGQRIALDGVIIKGSGYINQAPITGESIPVEKTINDEVFAGSINGSSTIEIKTTKTVDNSSVAKIIQAIEHAQAKRSKAEKWVDKFARIYTPTMIALALLIAILPPLLLGQAWLKWIYQALVILVIACPCALVISTPISIVSSLAKAARNGILIKGGEFIEIPATLKAIAFDKTGTLTLGQPTITEILVAENFSKQYLITIAASLESTVDHPIAKAILDYANNNSIVFTQASNTQVISGKGVIGEINNNTFWLGNHVFAHEKQLCNNSLLHQKATELGNNGLTLIFVGNSKDIIGIIAIQDKIKTNVNDCLKQLKNLGVKQTIMLTGDNTATAKSIAKQAGIDSFYAELLPQDKVTKIEELVNNYASVAMVGDGINDAPALATANLGIAMAAIGNDIAIETADIALMTDDISKLSWLIKHSKRTLSIIKQNISFAIAIKAIFISLAMLDLATLWMAIAADMGATLIVIINSLRLLK
- a CDS encoding LysR substrate-binding domain-containing protein — its product is MRITLKQLQVFVNTAKSESISAGAEKCFISQAAASMSLSQLENMLDTTLFDRVGKRMKLNANGKSLLAKAIKILDEIEEFESLSLNSSQLSGKIVIGASTTIANYILPKYIAMFRKLHPDTDFEIISGNTKEIINSVESLKCDVGFVEGECNSQMIATTLWTKDNLKIVCRANHPLADKKNLKIKDLLEYEWAIREQGSGTFEIFFNALGDKISSIKKAITLRSSEAIKQYITYSDCLACISEVITTQGLDATKYNILETKDLDLTRNFYKLLHKKKYHTALTQAFCDFIEKDFK
- a CDS encoding NAD(P)H-dependent glycerol-3-phosphate dehydrogenase; this encodes MQKNILVLGAGAWGTALALQLAYRGHNVRINSWKAEHNEQMLKDNNNYKYLPNIDKFPARLKAIQDWQASISEFDDILVATPSSGFKNTILELKECILPRQNIISATKGFCHDSYALLSEIAEGILPTTKFALLTGPSFAKELANQLPTAVVVASKDIAYARYVQELFSNENFRCYTTTDIIGAQVGGAVKNVLAITAGIAAGMEFGVNAHAALITRGLAEIKKLGLKLGANPETFIGLSCLGDLLLTCSDNQSRNRRFGLYLGQGMTIQQALKEVNNVVEGYFTAKAVYNLAKKHNVEMPLVFATYRILYEAADPRDIVKELMTRQLKNEN
- a CDS encoding C39 family peptidase, with the protein product MFKRIILGLIIFIFAISLNYSYGEYANKTYIQNVVKTFNLSTDKNIKILDIKGYQQTTDYTCGPSAVMSLLNYYGVIKDSQMNHQTELEIAKQMSTNDDYGTTMQQIAKWLRNHGFEVKYATDGDIKLLYQNIDKGVPILVNWIDWGGHWTLVSGYQKLGKTVDDDKDMLFMIDPAAHFNNVRSVYGLSAINPDRFQYMWQDSKGVKGIYIIAYPKK